The Tetrapisispora phaffii CBS 4417 chromosome 16, complete genome genomic sequence TACTAGGTTTGCTGTCTGTAATGGAAATGACAGTTGGATCTTTTTGTAGGTTCATTTCTTCTAAAATCTTTTTTAGATAATATGCCTCTTTAGATCCTTCATAGATAGCGTCCAGTTCAGCTTCAGTAGATGAGTTTCTGACAGCTGAGGAGGCTCTTGAAATGACTTTGTAGAGGTTCTCTCCATACCATAACATTATGCCCATTCTGGACTTCATGTCATGTTCCGTACCCAGTGAGGCATCAGATAGCAGAGTTATGGCCGGGTTATCAGTGGTTTCTCTTGTGAACACAAGTTTTTCTGACTTAGTTTGGAAAATATAGTTCATAAGTTTATCAGCCATGTAAAAAACGTTGTCTGCTGGAAAGTTCACACTCCTGGCCAGTTTATTGGCAGCGAACTCTACATCATATCTACATCTAGATCTAATATAGTTAATCACGCCATTTATCTTCTGCAGTTCATTGATCTTTTTAGATCTTGTTTTAGTGTCCATAGAATCAATGTTTTTGATGTTGTGTTCATAGGATGAAACATGTGGAGTAGAAGTAGTTTTAATATGACTAATTTTATCAAGCcaatcattttcaatactTTCAATGTAAGATTGCAATGATAGGCTGATTTTAccttcatcaatattataatcaagGTCCATTCCTAGTACATCTGTACGTAGAATGCCTTGATTCAtttttccaataattttaagCTCAAATCTGTTTCTTAAGGTGGAAACAAACTCGTCTAGAAGTTCCTGACTTTTAGCAGCTATGACACAGTCATCTACATATACAGCTATCATGATGCTATAATCGTGATTTCTGAATATACCTGGCGTATGTCTGGAGTCATCCAGATCAATACTGTTCAGGAATTTTTTTAGATGCTCATTCCATTCCTTAGGACTTTGTTTTAAACCGTAAAGTGCCTTTTTTAACGGTGTCACAAATCTCCTATCGTGTGGAAGTGGAACATATATCTCCTCCCGTAAATCAGCATACAAAAATGCATGATTTATATCTAAAGTCTGTATCCACATCTTACGGTTATTGGCTATCATCAGgaacaatttcaaagtatcaatttgaagaagatctGTATGATAGTTACTGTAGGTGGCTTCCGTTTGTTTGTCCCCTCGGCAAACAATACGAGCTTTATGAGTCCCATCACGCTTCACCGTAAATATAGTCTGAAGAGGTATAATTCGGTTAGCTGGGACTTGATTTCTAGGAATGGAGATTGATGTGTCAAAAACTTGCATCTTCAAAAGATTTTGTAGTTCTTTCTCAAATGCTTCCGAAAAGAGTTTTCGTTCTCGAACGTCTGTATTATTGGTGATAGCAgtcttaaaatataaagttctaattttattgactGCTTGTACAGAACGTAActtgatttttttcttctgttCCTCCGCTGCTTCAAATTCCTCAAGATCCAAGGTGGTAAGTTCACGTTTCCGAGACTTTAATGGACGTCTAGTGATTGAAGCAAATTCTTTGAGAAACAGCTTTGTCCTTCTCTGTTTCATGGCTTCGGTGCTGGGAAACTTGTCCGAATTCTTATTATCGAAACGGTTGATTAACAGCAGCTCTTGATCAGAGACATTTTTAACGGGCTCACTTTCTGCGACACTGTCTGgcaaaatatcaatatgtGAAGTTGCAGTAGGCATGTCCTTTGGTAAAGTAGACATATGAGCTTCGTGGACAGAATGGTTGTCTGAAGTATTCGAAGTGTCCTGTTCCAATGTAGGTTCTTTGACCTCCTCATCGGCGGTCGACGAGCGAGTGTGGTCAGAAACCTTTTGGTtgtcattaatatttatagtaTCCAGACCATAGACAGTGTCTTCTTGAATATTGGGCGGAATTTTATACTGAGTGTCATTTTCAATCCCTTCGATAATAGTAATGTCATCAGCATTACTGGGTTCAGCCTCAATTTCAAGAGCATCTTCTGATGTGACTTCATTTGTGTCATCGTTATCAGGAACGATTTCACTTAAGACCTTATTTGGATCTATGAAATCACCGTTTACTTCAGAATTAGCCAATATATAACTCATAGTACTAATGACTTTTCGAGTTTGTGGTAGATAGAACAAGTAACCAAAGGAATTTGGATCCTTACACAAGGTTATGGCTGGTATACCTTGATTGGTTAACTTGTTGTttgtttgattttttaCGAACGCATGCGCACCGAACGGTAAGAAGGAATTAAATCGAATTTGTTCATTCTTTCCTGATAATGTGGTCATTGGACTACAATTTAACTTCTTAGTCATGAACAAATTCCTGATTCTAGCAGCTGCAAGAGCTGCATATTTCCAGAGTGCCCAAGGAAGATCACTGTTATGCATTAATGTTCTAATATCATTGTTCATAATACCAATGAATCTTTCTGCACGAGCGTTGGAAGCATGGTCGTTTGTATCGGTAAGCATTAATTTAATACCTTTCTCCGATACATATGTTTTTAGAGAATCATTAGTAAATTCAGACCCTCTATCAACAATAAGCTCTTTTACAATTCGATCATATTGCTTTTCGATGTActgtatattatttttgatttgcAGAGAAAtggtttctttatttttattcgTATGTGTGGATACTAGTAAAAATCTTGAAACATTATCTACCATCAATAATAAGTAGTTATCAACTTTTGCAAGGTTCTTTCCTAAAGGACCACGAATATCTAAGCTCCAGGATTGTCCTGGTTGCATTTGTTCGTAGTGTTTATTCATGGAGTCCTTGATATGATCATGctgtttcatttttgcTTGAGCACATTGCTCACAGTAAAAATTGATCAGCTCTGATTTTTTTAAGTTGATTTTGTTAACATCTGAAAAagcattattttcaatattgtGAACTATGACATCTACAGGAAGATGATTTGATCTTTCATGTGCTTCATGTATAGTCacagttttattattaaagcTTGTCGAAGGTTTAATCCATCTTATGGATGACGCCTTCGTTAATTTTTCCGAAGTCCTATTATCTTTGGAAGATAATAGTAAATCATTAGACTTTATCCAGGTAGTATTGGCTACGTTATGTATTTTAATACTAATGCTGTCATTCTTTAGATTTTTGTAATCTTCGGTAATTATAAAACCAAGTGTTTTGCGAAGGCCAATGGCTGACAGAACTGTTGCATCTTCATCTGGACAGTAGTAAACAGGAAtgtattgatattttccGTTATTATCCATTCTAACTCTTAAGGACCCCTGTCCAATGATCTGCAGATTGCTTGAAGATCCGACACCAGAATATTCAGGGATTGTTGTTAATTTTctataattgaaaattaatcCCTTTTTATTGGTGAAGTTAATCCCAGATCCTGAATCAATTACTGTATCCACAGctgattttaattgattcttCTTTGTGGATATTTTCGTTTGTACTGGATTTCTCTGTACCTTTTTTACAATAGGCCTAAGAGTTTCTGGATTTTTAGAGTTAGATTTGGCTTCTTCTCGTTCAGATGAATAAAATTGCTTTATTTGTTcatgaaattcaaaagcATCCTCTGCgtgttttttaataattcctAGATATTGAGTAGGAGTTATTTTTGATAGATCAATAGGTACTGCATTAATTCGTTGCAATACTTGATTGTTAATCCTATTGATAATCAAATTGAAGATTTCCATCTTATTGGTGTCAatgaattcttcaattccaactaatttattcaataaatttagttGTAAAGCCAAATTATTGGATTTCTCAGTGATTGACACTTGTTTCCATAATTTTTGGCGTTTGGCAAAGTTAAGTTTTCTTAAGAAAATTCTCTTAACTTCGTTTAAGATTTTAATGGAACTATTCTCCATGAAGATAAAGTCATATATATCTTCACACTTGATATTTTCCTTGAGTTGACCCTTTATGAATTGATCTTCTACAGGGTCAATTATTGTAGATTCTGgcaattcatttaaattatctaaattgtaataatttaggAATTTAACGAATTCCTTGATCCACAACGGAAGGTCCTCAATATTGATTagtttaaattcaatattaagTGGAAGGTAATTCTTATTGATAACAACTTCTTTACCATTTAATGTCTTGAACATTAATGATCCATTGTTCATCAAGTTAGTTTGTTGATTACCTTCTTCCTTGTTACTGCCGTTTGTTACAGTATTATTAATGGACGTTCTTGTATGAGCAGTGGTTCTGTTATTTAACAGTCCTTCTCTATCAATGATTTTCGTccttaatttttctatgTTCAGCTCAAGACCtttttcttcctcttcCAGCTTAGTGATTTTGCTTAAATAGTCACCAGCTTCGATTGAGTTAAGAAATTCGTCATGCTTCATCATAGTCTTTTCGTATAAGCCCTCTAGGGTGCTTAAAcgatttttaaatgttctAATGAAAACATCTGTGTTCTCATTAGGAAtctcaatatttgattgaaGGGTTTCCTTTACAACCTGAGAACTCGAATGGTCGTTATCCATCCGGGTAAGACCTCCatgtggagaaacaagcttatgttgggtagttccaacatctaagttagtgtcattagccacttcagttgctctagtatagtccatcttcttaatagttaaataatcgattggttcctttattaatatatttagtaCAATTCTATATATCATTTAGATGtcctccttatatatgaatttacctgacagttgaatgaacacgtacacatgttcattcatcctcctaagatctttagtgctgtattgtacatctgtgtttatcgcgtagccatttacattgtagtgagaaattttcacctaccacttggaagattgttctagaccttctttccattagtaagtgatctattagttctggactcaaagtgtcataaacacttagttctgtcacatacactacaataattctgacatGAACCAGTCGCTGTTCCGACGCTTGTTTCTTCACACTAAGCAA encodes the following:
- the TPHA0P01400 gene encoding uncharacterized protein (Ty like retrotransposon) — translated: MIYRIVLNILIKEPIDYLTIKKMDYTRATEVANDTNLDVGTTQHKLVSPHGGLTRMDNDHSSSQVVKETLQSNIEIPNENTDVFIRTFKNRLSTLEGLYEKTMMKHDEFLNSIEAGDYLSKITKLEEEEKGLELNIEKLRTKIIDREGLLNNRTTAHTRTSINNTVTNGSNKEEGNQQTNLMNNGSLMFKTLNGKEVVINKNYLPLNIEFKLINIEDLPLWIKEFVKFLNYYNLDNLNELPESTIIDPVEDQFIKGQLKENIKCEDIYDFIFMENSSIKILNEVKRIFLRKLNFAKRQKLWKQVSITEKSNNLALQLNLLNKLVGIEEFIDTNKMEIFNLIINRINNQVLQRINAVPIDLSKITPTQYLGIIKKHAEDAFEFHEQIKQFYSSEREEAKSNSKNPETLRPIVKKVQRNPVQTKISTKKNQLKSAVDTVIDSGSGINFTNKKGLIFNYRKLTTIPEYSGVGSSSNLQIIGQGSLRVRMDNNGKYQYIPVYYCPDEDATVLSAIGLRKTLGFIITEDYKNLKNDSISIKIHNVANTTWIKSNDLLLSSKDNRTSEKLTKASSIRWIKPSTSFNNKTVTIHEAHERSNHLPVDVIVHNIENNAFSDVNKINLKKSELINFYCEQCAQAKMKQHDHIKDSMNKHYEQMQPGQSWSLDIRGPLGKNLAKVDNYLLLMVDNVSRFLLVSTHTNKNKETISLQIKNNIQYIEKQYDRIVKELIVDRGSEFTNDSLKTYVSEKGIKLMLTDTNDHASNARAERFIGIMNNDIRTLMHNSDLPWALWKYAALAAARIRNLFMTKKLNCSPMTTLSGKNEQIRFNSFLPFGAHAFVKNQTNNKLTNQGIPAITLCKDPNSFGYLFYLPQTRKVISTMSYILANSEVNGDFIDPNKVLSEIVPDNDDTNEVTSEDALEIEAEPSNADDITIIEGIENDTQYKIPPNIQEDTVYGLDTININDNQKVSDHTRSSTADEEVKEPTLEQDTSNTSDNHSVHEAHMSTLPKDMPTATSHIDILPDSVAESEPVKNVSDQELLLINRFDNKNSDKFPSTEAMKQRRTKLFLKEFASITRRPLKSRKRELTTLDLEEFEAAEEQKKKIKLRSVQAVNKIRTLYFKTAITNNTDVRERKLFSEAFEKELQNLLKMQVFDTSISIPRNQVPANRIIPLQTIFTVKRDGTHKARIVCRGDKQTEATYSNYHTDLLQIDTLKLFLMIANNRKMWIQTLDINHAFLYADLREEIYVPLPHDRRFVTPLKKALYGLKQSPKEWNEHLKKFLNSIDLDDSRHTPGIFRNHDYSIMIAVYVDDCVIAAKSQELLDEFVSTLRNRFELKIIGKMNQGILRTDVLGMDLDYNIDEGKISLSLQSYIESIENDWLDKISHIKTTSTPHVSSYEHNIKNIDSMDTKTRSKKINELQKINGVINYIRSRCRYDVEFAANKLARSVNFPADNVFYMADKLMNYIFQTKSEKLVFTRETTDNPAITLLSDASLGTEHDMKSRMGIMLWYGENLYKVISRASSAVRNSSTEAELDAIYEGSKEAYYLKKILEEMNLQKDPTVISITDSKPSIQYLKNNYNSNRRDRFLDLKLAKLEERIRADDLLIYKIAGTDNIADVLTKPVSCEDFKKLRSSMQNKTDSQRYSYDN